Within Alteromonas sp. LMIT006, the genomic segment AAATCAATACAATTGCGTCAGAGCATGCAGGCATTTAAACAGCCTTAGTATAAGAGGTCTGACACTTAGCGCCTAGAGTGAAGGCGCTTGTCAGGTGATGTTGGTGCGCTGGGGTGAAGCTTGACAGTAACCCTAGTCGCGCCATCTTTTTGTTAGGTCAGCGTAATCATCAATTCTACGGTCACGGAAATACGGCCACCAGCGCTTAACTTGCTCACTGCGAGCGAGGTCGACTTCAACCAACAAGTTTTCCGGAGTGTCGTGAGAGGCTTTGGCTAAGATTTCGCCTTGAGGTCCGGCGACAAAACTCAATCCCCAAAAATCTATGCCGCTTTGACCATGCGGTGCGGTCTCAAATCCGGTTCGGTTTGCTACTACCACCGGTACGTTGTTCGCCACAGCATGGGCACGTTGGATCGTAAACCACGCATCCTGTTGTCGAGCTTGCTCATCGGTTGAATCGTTGCGATCCCAACCAATTGCCGTGGGATAGAATAAAATCTGTGCACCAGCCATCGCCATTAACCGCGCGGCCTCTGGATACCATTGATCCCAACACACTAGTACTCCAAGTTTACCAATGGAGGTTTCGATTGGAGTGAAGCCAAGATCACCTGGAGTAAAATAAAACTTTTCATAAAACCCAGGATCATCTGGGATATGCATTTTGCGATAAATGCCTGCAATGTCAGCACTACAATCGTAAACAACGGCTGTGTTGTGATAAAGCCCAGTGGCGCGCTTTTCAAACATGGATGTAATCAGCACAATGTTGAGCTCGGCGGCTAAGGCACCAAAAAAAAGATGACCTTCGCCTTCAATCGGCTCGGCCAAATCAAACACATCCACTTCTTCAGTCTGACAAAAATACAAGGTGCTGTGTAGCTCTTGGAGCAGGATGCATTGTGCCCCGTCTTTGGCAAGTGCTCTGATCTGCGCGGCAGATTCCGCCCAGTTTTGCTGTTTATCGTTGCCACTGATGGCTTGTTGAACGACGCCGATTTTGACTGTCTGTGCGCTCATGTTTTTGATCTCTTAAACAAATAGGTTGTTGTGTAATACACCTGTCGGCACTTGCATCGAAATACAATGCAAACTGCCATACTGCTCGACTAATACCAAGCAATCAATTGGGACAATATCATAGTTTGGATAGGCTTTGGCTAGTTGTGCTTGAGCCAGTTCATCCTCTGGTTGTTGATACACAGGTGCGAGGACTGCGCCATTGAGAATTAAAAAATTCGCATAGGAAGCGGGTAAGCGCTCACCATCTTTGGCACGTACGTCAGGCAGAGGTAAGTCGATAATCTCATGTTTGGGAAAATGGTGCTGCAATTCAGCGCCAAGAGCATGCAATCCGCTAAAATGAGGGTCAGTTGGACGATTTTCACAGCCTTGATAAATGATCCCTAGATGCGGTGTGAATCGAGCCAAGGTATCAATATGACCATCAGTATCATCCCCTGCCAAATGGCCATGCTCAAGTATCACCGTGCGACTGGCACCCAGTACATCAGCAAAATATTGCTCATACTGTTCCACACTCATATCACCGTTACGCTTTGGGTTACTGAGACAAAACAAGGTACTTAACAAGGTACCATCAGCATCAATTTCTAACGCACCGCCTTCCACAACACACTGTTCGCTATACAAGGGGATCTGTAACAAATCAGCAAGGTATTTGATGTTAACTTGATTGTCCTGAGTGGCGTTGAATTTTTGCCCCCAGCCATTAAATTCAAATTCCAATGCGTGTTTGCGCTTGGGATCCTGCGCATCAGCTAGAGTCAAAAAACCATAATCACGCACCCAGGTGTCATTGTATTTCGCCACAATGATATGCACGTCTGCATTGTCATGGTATAGGGAATTGACGTGTTCTATCTCACTCGGATCGCACAGTAACAAGACCTTAGCGTTGCGCTTGATTATCTCAGTAATGATCTCTTGATAGGTTGATTGCGCCCGAGCTAACCATGCCGCCCAATCGGTATCTCGGTGCGGCCAAGCAAGAATGACAGCTTCTTGTTCGACCCATTCTGGAAGTAATCTCATGTGTTATGCAAACCGTTATTTTAAATGTCTACCGCCGTCTAGGTGCATAGTTTGACCTGTAACGAAATCACTGGCAAATAAAAAATTCATCGCTTTGACCGCCTCACCGGCACCAGGGCAGATTTCGAGTAAAGATTTTTTGAGAGATCGCGCTTTGTACTCATCGCTATCGTGTTCGTTAAACATGAGTAATGCAGGTGCAATAGAATTTACTTTTACTTGTGGCGCTAAGGCCTGGGCAAAGGAAAGTGTTAGATTGTGTAACGCGGCTTTTGAAGCAGAATAGGCGATGTGTTTACTCGACCCTTTGGTTTGCACATAATCCGTCATGTGTATGATATCTGCGCCAGTGGGGTGGGCTAAAAGCAATTTTTTAAGGCCTAAGTTGAGCTGATAGGGCGCGCTGACATGCACCTGCATCATCTTGTTTAGCAGTGCTGGATAATCATCCGTATGTTTTTCGGCATCCCAACCAGAGGCGTTGTGAATAATAGCGCGTAATGACTCACAAGTTTGACTGATGTGCTGAATGAGCGTGGTGATATCTTCGTTGCGAGCAAAATCGCACCGTACCGTCTCAGCACCGGCTTGACGCAACTCCTCTAGAGCCGGGCGTTCACTGCGGTATGTAACAATAACTCGAAAACTTTGTGCCAATAAATCAAGGGCCATGGCAAGTCCCAGCCGTTGCGCACCGCCAGTAATGAGGATTGTGTCTGTCATATCTACTTCCTTTAACTTTATATAATGCGATAAATACACGCCATCACATATGATGCGTTATGTAATGGGTTAGTGTATACTATGCAGGTTGCTTGTAATATAGATACGTATCTATATTAACAAAGGTTATTTTTATTTTTACTAAACCAAAATAGCGATTTGTTCCGTATATAGCGGTACAAATACAAAAATGGAACATTCAAATGTTAGCAAAAGAAGCAGTTGTGGTTCGTGATGGAGTAGAACTCGCGATTACAAAAGAAGCTGCCCTTGTCAGACAAGCCCTGATTGACGCTGGCCTTGAAACCCCAATGGTTGAAAACGGTTTGTCAGACGAGCAAAAACGCACTCAGATTCAACAGCACATGACCCAAATCATGGACGTCCTCGGCTTGGATCTGGAAGACGACAGTTTGTGTGATACGCCTAAACGTATCGCCAAAATGTATGTGGATGAGATATTTTCTGGTTTAGACTATCGCAAATTCCCTAAAATCACTCAGATCGAAAACAAGATGTCGATCGAGCAACCTGTGCAA encodes:
- a CDS encoding carbon-nitrogen hydrolase, whose amino-acid sequence is MSAQTVKIGVVQQAISGNDKQQNWAESAAQIRALAKDGAQCILLQELHSTLYFCQTEEVDVFDLAEPIEGEGHLFFGALAAELNIVLITSMFEKRATGLYHNTAVVYDCSADIAGIYRKMHIPDDPGFYEKFYFTPGDLGFTPIETSIGKLGVLVCWDQWYPEAARLMAMAGAQILFYPTAIGWDRNDSTDEQARQQDAWFTIQRAHAVANNVPVVVANRTGFETAPHGQSGIDFWGLSFVAGPQGEILAKASHDTPENLLVEVDLARSEQVKRWWPYFRDRRIDDYADLTKRWRD
- a CDS encoding agmatine deiminase family protein, which codes for MRLLPEWVEQEAVILAWPHRDTDWAAWLARAQSTYQEIITEIIKRNAKVLLLCDPSEIEHVNSLYHDNADVHIIVAKYNDTWVRDYGFLTLADAQDPKRKHALEFEFNGWGQKFNATQDNQVNIKYLADLLQIPLYSEQCVVEGGALEIDADGTLLSTLFCLSNPKRNGDMSVEQYEQYFADVLGASRTVILEHGHLAGDDTDGHIDTLARFTPHLGIIYQGCENRPTDPHFSGLHALGAELQHHFPKHEIIDLPLPDVRAKDGERLPASYANFLILNGAVLAPVYQQPEDELAQAQLAKAYPNYDIVPIDCLVLVEQYGSLHCISMQVPTGVLHNNLFV
- the folM gene encoding dihydromonapterin reductase; this translates as MTDTILITGGAQRLGLAMALDLLAQSFRVIVTYRSERPALEELRQAGAETVRCDFARNEDITTLIQHISQTCESLRAIIHNASGWDAEKHTDDYPALLNKMMQVHVSAPYQLNLGLKKLLLAHPTGADIIHMTDYVQTKGSSKHIAYSASKAALHNLTLSFAQALAPQVKVNSIAPALLMFNEHDSDEYKARSLKKSLLEICPGAGEAVKAMNFLFASDFVTGQTMHLDGGRHLK